The following are encoded together in the Drosophila nasuta strain 15112-1781.00 unplaced genomic scaffold, ASM2355853v1 ctg22_pilon, whole genome shotgun sequence genome:
- the LOC132797804 gene encoding uncharacterized protein LOC132797804, protein MNPSKEASKGEEIDFTEVNLPLITPLAEDIQFLADDIEFKSTANYLNRIKEKKRIPFHALPRNREFRIYGASRVLMKEAREASERNRSNVDDHSKRKKDNDLRVCTWNVRTLYRPGAAQQLADTLNKCRTDITAIQEMRWIGQGCIKKKNCDIYYSCHPERHEFGCGFVVGARLRRRVSHFRPTNERIATIRITAKFFNISLICAHVPTEEKNDATKDAFYAELVRAYGRCPSHDIKILLGDFNAKVGREDIFGATVGRFSLHETTSSNGLRLIGFAAAHDMVVRSTGFRHLDIHKASWLSPDRLTRNQIDHVVIDARHASNILDVRSCRGPNIDSDHYLVAAKIRTRLCVAKIARRSALRRLDIGKLQSQQAKNAFSTHVSGLLSRAPSISEDISDMWALISHSLRASAEEVLGLQRPLTRNPLSRRRDEKRLFRRKKKEQERRECESIESSRCRNEARNFYQRVKRLTQGFKTGAVACRDDDGNLVTEAEVVLRLWRDHFSSLLSGSSTDSEDYDPRTPIYGTDIEVPIPSHIEVKDAIQRLKNNKSAGADGLPAELFKAAGDMLVGSMHQLISKIWLTESMPEDWNLSMICPILKKGDAAVRTKYRGISLLPVAYKVLTSVLCERLKPHAEALIGPYQCGFRPGKSTVDQIFTLRQILEKSYENQIDTYHLFVDYKAAFDSPRRDRLYAAMSELGIPAKLTRLCRMTLSNTISSVKVGCCQSETFTTKCGLRQGDSLSCILFNILMESIIRKAGVHRTGTILTNRCVQLLGYADDIDIIGRTKRDVTGAFGAIEKESAKARLAVNMEKTKFMVCSSRESRRLDSQLTAENYSFGSVKEFIYLGTAITSTNDVSLEIKRRITLANRCYFGLSRQFNSRALSRRTKTTLYKTLILPVLLYGAECWTVTQSDAAALGVFERKILRKIFGPICVDDVNRIRYNHELYELYGDVDVANRVKSQRLRWLGHVARMDEDAPARKVFDAVIVGTRRRGRPRMRWQDQVMENLSTLGVTNWRRRAQDRDAWRHIALQAETR, encoded by the exons TGAAGGAAGCAAGAGAAGCCTCGGAAAGGAACCGATCTAACGTTGACGACCATAGCAAGCGTAAAAAGGACAATGATTTGAGAGTATGCACCTGGAACGTACGAACATTGTACAGACCTGGTGCTGCTCAACAACTAGCAGATACCCTCAATAAATGTAGGACTGACATCACTGCTATCCAGGAGATGCGATGGATAGGACAAGGCTgcataaagaagaagaactgtGACATATACTACAGCTGCCATCCAGAACGGCATGAATTTGGCTGTGGTTTCGTTGTAGGTGCCAGGCTGCGGCGCCGGGTCTCTCACTTTCGGCCAACAAACGAGAGAATTGCAACGATCCGAATTACTGCCAAATTCTTTAACATCAGCCTGATATGCGCACATGTCCCAACGGAGGAAAAGAACGATGCCACCAAGGACGCTTTCTATGCGGAGCTCGTCCGAGCTTATGGCCGCTGTCCTTCCCATGACATTAAAATTCTCCTCGGGGATTTTAATGCCAAGGTAGGACGAGAAGACATCTTTGGTGCCACCGTCGGGCGATTTAGTCTACATGAGACCACCTCAAGCAATGGTCTCAGATTAATAGGCTTTGCAGCTGCGCATGATATGGTAGTTCGTAGTACTGGATTCCGTCATTTGGACATCCATAAGGCATCCTGGCTCTCTCCCGATCGACTGACCAGAAATCAGATCGATCATGTCGTGATCGATGCAAGGCACGCATCTAATATACTCGACGTGCGATCCTGTCGGGGTCCCAACATCGACTCCGACCATTATCTTGTTGCAGCTAAGATTCGCACACGGCTATGTGTGGCGAAGATTGCACGTCGAAGTGCGTTAAGAAGGCTGGACATCGGAAAGCTGCAATCACAACAGGCGAAGAATGCATTCTCCACTCACGTCTCGGGGCTATTAAGCCGAGCACCGTCAATATCTGAAGACATAAGCGATATGTGGGCGCTCATATCTCACTCCCTGCGAGCTTCGGCAGAGGAAGTGCTTGGACTCCAGCGTCCTCTAACAAGGAATCCATT GTCGAGAAGAAGAGACGAAAAACGCCTTTTCAGACGCAAGAAGAAAGAGCAGGAAAGGCGAGAGTGTGAGAGCATAGAGAGCAGCAGATGCAGAAATGAAGCACGTAACTTCTACCAGAGGGTCAAGCGTCTGACCCAAGGATTTAAGACTGGTGCAGTGGCGTGCAGGGACGATGATGGAAATCTTGTCACAGAAGCAGAGGTCGTGCTGAGGTTATGGAGGGATCACTTCTCGAGTCTGTTATCTGGCTCAAGCACAGACTCTGAAGACTATGATCCACGAACCCCAATCTATGGCACTGATATTGAAGTGCCAATCCCAAGTCATATCGAAGTCAAGGATGCAATCCAACGgcttaaaaacaacaagtcTGCAGGTGCTGACGGCCTGCCGGCAGAATTGTTTAAGGCAGCTGGTGATATGTTGGTGGGAAGCATGCACCAACTAATCAGTAAGATATGGCTCACGGAGAGCATGCCCGAAGATTGGAACCTCAGCATGATCTGTCCCATCCTGAAGAAGGGTGATGCCGCGGTGCGCACCAAGTACCGCGGAATTAGTCTTCTTCCAGTTGCATACAAGGTCCTAACGAGCGTATTGTGTGAAAGACTGAAACCCCATGCTGAAGCACTGATTGGACCTTATCAGTGCGGGTTCAGGCCTGGCAAGTCCACTGTTGACCAGATTTTCACCTTGCGCCAAATCCTGGAGAAGTCTTACGAAAACCAGATCGACACGTACCATCTCTTCGTCGACTACAAAGCCGCATTTGATAGCCCCCGGCGAGATCGCCTATATGCCGCCATGTCTGAGCTTGGTATACCAGCAAAGCTGACTAGACTTTGCAGAATGACATTGAGCAACACCATCAGCTCTGTCAAGGTAGGATGTTGCCAATCCGAAACCTTTACTACCAAGTGTGGCCTCAGACAAGGGGACTCGCTGTCTTGTATACTCTTCAATATTCTAATGGAGAGTATAATAAGAAAGGCTGGTGTACATCGGACGGGCACGATATTAACCAACAGATGTGTCCAGCTCCTTGGTTACGCTGATGATATTGATATCATTGGCCGCACCAAGCGTGATGTCACAGGAGCCTTCGGGGCTATTGAAAAGGAATCAGCAAAAGCAAGACTAGCGGTGAATATGgagaaaacaaagtttatggTGTGCTCTAGCAGAGAATCGCGGCGTCTtgattctcagctgactgcaGAAAACTATAGCTTTGGGTCCGTCAAGGAGTTTATTTACCTAGGCACTGCTATAACAAGCACAAATGATGTCAGTCTGGAGATTAAGCGGAGAATAACACTTGCCAACAGGTGTTACTTTGGGCTCAGTAGGCAGTTCAATAGTAGAGCTCTCTCTCGACGCACAAAAACCACACTCTACAAGACGCTCATTCTTCCAGTACTCCTATATGGTGCGGAGTGCTGGACAGTGACGCAGTcagatgcagctgctcttggAGTGTTCGAGAGGAAAATTCTTCGTAAAATCTTTGGTCCAATCTGCGTGGACGATGTTAATCGCATCAGATATAACCACGAGCTGTATGAGCTGTACGGTGATGTTGACGTGGCCAATCGAGTGAAATCTCAAAGACTTCGCTGGCTGGGCCACGTTGCCCGTATGGATGAAGACGCTCCGGCTCGTAAGGTGTTTGATGCGGTGATTGTTGGGACACGAAGGAGAGGACGACCCCGAATGCGTTGGCAAGACCAGGTGATGGAAAACCTGTCCACACTTGGTGTTACCAACTGGCGAAGGCGCGCTCAGGACAGAGACGCGTGGAGGCACATTGCGCTTCAGGCTGAGACCCGATAA